Proteins encoded within one genomic window of Arachis ipaensis cultivar K30076 chromosome B08, Araip1.1, whole genome shotgun sequence:
- the LOC107613107 gene encoding ABC transporter F family member 1: protein MVSDASKKKAAQKKAAAAAKRGGKAAASSKASASASASEKAADQLANGVGDIVISDRTCTGVLCSHPLSRDIRIESLSVTFHGHDLIVDSELELNYGRRYGLLGLNGCGKSTLLTAIGMRELPIPEHMDIYHLAREIEASDMSALEAVISCDEERLRLEKEAEALASQDDGGGEALDRIYERLEALDASTAEKRAAEILFGLGFNKQMQAKKTRDFSGGWRMRIALARALFMNPTILLLDEPTNHLDLEACVWLEENLKKFERILVVISHSQDFLNGVCTNIIHMQSKKLKLYTGNYDQYVQTRSELEENQMKQYKWEQDQIASMKEYIARFGHGSAKLARQAQSKEKTLAKMERGGLTEKVARDKVLVFRFVDVGKLPPPVLQFVEVTFGYTPETLIYKNIDFGVDLDSRIALVGPNGAGKSTLLKLMTGELVPIDGMVRRHNHLRIAQYHQHLAEKLDMEMSALQYMIKEYPGNEEEKMRAAIGKFGLSGKAQVMPMKNLSDGQRSRVIFAWLAYRQPHLLLLDEPTNHLDIETIDSLAEALNEWDGGMVLVSHDFRLINQVAHEIWVCADQCVTRWEGDIMDFKQHLKAKAGLSD from the exons ATGGTGTCCGACGCCAGCAAGAAAAAGGCCGCGCAGAAGAAGGCGGCGGCAGCGGCTAAGAGAGGAGGCAAGGCGGCTGCTTCCTCGAAGGCGTCGGCGTCAGCTTCAGCCTCGGAGAAGGCAGCCGACCAGCTCGCCAACGGTGTCGGAGATATTGTCATATCGGATCGGACCTGCACCGGTGTCCTCTGCTCACATCCCCTTTCCAGGGATATTAGG ATAGAGTCTCTGTCAGTTACTTTCCATGGACATGATCTGATAGTTGATTCTGAATTGGAGCTGAACTATGGAAG ACGCTATGGTTTGCTTGGATTAAATGGTTGTGGAAAATCTACCTTGCTTACGGCAATAGGTATGCGAGAGCTTCCTATTCCAGAACACATGGATATATATCACCTTGCTAGGGAAATTGAAGCCTCTGACATGTCTGCGCTGGAGGCTGTAATAAGCTGTGACGAGGAGAGGTTGAGATTGGAGAAAGAAGCTGAAGCTTTAGCCTCTCAG GATGATGGGGGTGGTGAAGCACTTGACCGTATATATGAACGTTTGGAAGCCCTGGATGCATCGACTGCAGAAAAACGTGCTGCTGAAATCCTATTTGGTCTTGGTTTCAACAAGCAAATGCAGGCAAAAAAGACACGTGATTTTTCCGGGGGCTGGAGAATGAGGATTGCTCTAGCCAGAGCTTTATTCATGAACCCAACCATTCTCTTGCTTGATGAACCAACCAATCACCTCG ATTTGGAAGCCTGTGTGTGGCTGGAGGAGAATCTTAAGAAGTTTGAGCGTATTCTGGTTGTGATTTCACACTCCCAGGATTTTCTTAATGGTGTCTGCACAAATATCATACACATGCAAAGCAAAAAGCTGAAGCTCTACACTGGTAACTATGATCAGTATGTTCAGACACGTTCTGAACTTGAAGAGAACCAGATGAAGCAGTACAAATGGGAACAGGACCAGATTGCCTCAATGAAGGAATACATTGCCCGATTTGGCCATGGGTCAGCAAAACTAGCTCGACAAGCTCAGAGTAAAGAGAAAACTCTTGCAAAAATGGAGCGGGGTGGTCTTACAGAGAAGGTGGCTAGGGACAAAGTTTTGGTATTCCGCTTTGTGGATGTGGGAAAACTTCCCCCTCCTGTCCTCCAGTTTGTTGAGGTGACATTTGGTTACACTCCTGAGACTCTCATATACAAGAACATTGACTTTGGGGTTGATTTAGACTCTAGGATTGCTCTGGTTGGACCCAATGGAGCTGGGAAGAGTACATTACTTAAGTTAATGACAGGTGAACTGGTTCCCATAGATGGCATGGTTCGACGCCATAATCATCTTCGGATTGCACAATATCACCAGCACTTGGCCGAAAAGCTAGACATGGAAATGTCAGCTCTCCAGTATATGATTAAAGAATACCCTGGAAATGAGGAAGAGAAGATGAGAGCTGCTATTGGGAAGTTTGGCCTATCGGGTAAAGCCCAGGTGATGCCCATGAAGAATTTATCTGATGGGCAGAGGAGCCGTGTGATATTTGCATGGTTAGCCTATAGGCAACCTCACTTGCTACTCTTGGATGAGCCAACCAATCATTTGGATATTGAGACAATCGACTCGTTGGCCGAGGCATTGAACGAATGGGATGGTGGCATGGTGCTTGTTAGCCATGATTTTAGGCTCATAAACCAGGTGGCCCATGAGATATGGGTGTGTGCAGACCAATGTGTCACCAGATGGGAAGGTGATATTATGGATTTCAAGCAGCATCTAAAGGCGAAAGCAGGTTTATCTGACTGA